The following are from one region of the Halobellus limi genome:
- the dpsA gene encoding DNA starvation/stationary phase protection protein DpsA has protein sequence MNTEKQIQQQAGTVEENALRLETEKAEQIVDALNSDLADAYVLYHQLHKHHWNVEGAEFLDIHVFLQEVYEDVEDAADELAERLQALGGVPHASMTTLAENATVEPEDEDVYDIRTSLSNDLEMMGDIIESYRQHIELADGLGDHATAQMLREQLETIEEHAHHVEHYLEDDTLVLESATK, from the coding sequence ATGAACACAGAAAAGCAGATCCAGCAGCAGGCCGGAACGGTCGAAGAGAACGCACTCCGCCTCGAGACGGAGAAGGCCGAGCAGATCGTCGACGCACTGAACAGCGACCTCGCGGACGCGTACGTCCTATACCACCAGCTCCACAAGCACCACTGGAACGTCGAGGGCGCGGAGTTCCTCGACATCCACGTGTTCCTCCAGGAGGTCTACGAGGACGTCGAGGACGCCGCCGACGAACTGGCCGAGCGCCTGCAGGCGCTCGGCGGCGTCCCGCACGCCAGTATGACGACGCTCGCGGAGAACGCGACAGTCGAACCAGAGGACGAGGACGTCTACGACATCCGGACGTCGCTCTCGAACGACCTCGAGATGATGGGCGACATCATCGAGAGCTACCGCCAGCACATCGAACTGGCCGACGGGCTCGGTGACCACGCGACCGCCCAGATGCTCCGCGAACAGCTGGAAACGATCGAGGAACACGCCCACCACGTCGAACACTACCTCGAAGACGACACGCTCGTCCTCGAGTCGGCGACGAAGTAA
- a CDS encoding metallophosphoesterase family protein yields the protein MTGDTVAVVSDLHLAPESAGPLFDAFEAATERFLAHDPDELVILGDVVAGAGPDADRRLLARFVDRLDDLPVPYRVVPGNHDVDHLDLETFEELVGNDRWRIGSDDDRVFLDSSAPRLSGSRGEVDAVQLDALADAAARLRDAVVFVHHPVHYRPVGDNYWFGEHPEEAFCGNKRDVRALLDPASDRIDAVVNGHLHAWHYDDVDGLPHFTVDSFNKRRNPRGETGAFAVLRTGETTVCEHHAGDGTEHRVRLSD from the coding sequence ATGACCGGCGACACCGTCGCTGTCGTCTCGGATCTCCACCTCGCTCCCGAGAGCGCAGGTCCGCTGTTCGACGCCTTCGAGGCGGCCACAGAGCGGTTTCTCGCGCACGACCCCGACGAACTCGTCATCCTCGGCGACGTCGTCGCGGGGGCCGGCCCGGACGCCGACCGCCGTCTGCTCGCCCGCTTCGTCGACCGCCTCGACGACCTCCCGGTCCCCTACCGCGTCGTCCCGGGTAACCACGACGTCGACCACCTCGACCTCGAGACGTTCGAGGAACTCGTGGGGAACGACCGCTGGCGGATCGGCTCCGACGACGACCGCGTCTTCCTCGACTCCTCGGCCCCGCGACTCTCCGGGAGCCGCGGCGAGGTCGACGCCGTCCAACTCGACGCCCTGGCGGACGCCGCGGCGCGCCTCCGCGACGCCGTCGTCTTCGTCCACCACCCCGTCCACTACCGGCCCGTGGGGGACAACTACTGGTTCGGCGAACACCCCGAAGAGGCCTTCTGCGGCAACAAGCGAGACGTTCGAGCGCTTCTCGACCCCGCCTCGGACCGGATCGACGCCGTCGTGAACGGACACCTCCACGCTTGGCACTACGACGACGTCGACGGCCTCCCACACTTCACCGTCGACTCGTTCAACAAGCGCCGTAACCCGCGCGGCGAAACGGGCGCGTTCGCCGTGCTTCGAACCGGCGAGACGACCGTCTGCGAGCACCACGCGGGCGACGGGACGGAGCATCGGGTCAGACTCTCCGACTGA
- a CDS encoding amphi-Trp domain-containing protein — protein sequence MRPGRNFEEEYRLDASEAGAFLIALGEQLRDGDDLSLVTDEWELPFAFGEPAGLEIDYEGTGEPELEIELELPGRTDETAPDVR from the coding sequence ATCCGTCCCGGTCGGAACTTCGAGGAGGAGTACCGCCTCGACGCGAGCGAAGCGGGGGCGTTCCTGATCGCTCTCGGCGAGCAACTCCGCGACGGTGACGACCTCAGTCTCGTCACCGACGAGTGGGAACTGCCGTTCGCGTTCGGCGAACCGGCCGGTCTGGAGATCGACTACGAGGGGACGGGCGAACCAGAACTCGAAATCGAACTGGAGCTTCCCGGGCGCACCGACGAAACCGCGCCCGACGTCCGTTAG
- a CDS encoding electron transfer flavoprotein subunit alpha/FixB family protein: MVLTLVEHDEEGLDDVSLQALALARDVADQAGEPLEAIAFGAGAEDVAGEAGDHGVETLHAVDSLEEYAPEAYGRAVVQCAEEVGTEAVIAPGTDRGAEKLAHAASKLDVTMAAEVTDVEVGDSYELTRQRWGGTLIEHSRLTAETNLLTVAANEVSASATGGDAAAVEAFAPDLADGDLRVQLTSVEESDVEGVPLGEARVVVSGGRGTDGDFSELEALVERVPNAALGSSRAAVNEGWRPHDDQIGQTGAKIAPEIYIPAGISGAVQHMVGCKGAENILAINTDPEAAIIQKADWAVIADLHEVAPAIAEELEARGHSE, translated from the coding sequence ATGGTACTCACGCTCGTCGAACACGACGAGGAAGGACTGGACGACGTGTCGTTGCAGGCGCTGGCTTTGGCGCGTGACGTCGCCGACCAGGCCGGCGAACCGCTGGAAGCGATCGCGTTCGGGGCTGGTGCCGAAGACGTCGCTGGCGAGGCCGGCGACCACGGGGTCGAGACGCTGCACGCCGTCGACAGCCTCGAGGAGTACGCGCCGGAAGCGTACGGTCGCGCGGTCGTGCAGTGCGCTGAAGAGGTCGGCACGGAAGCGGTGATCGCGCCGGGGACTGATCGAGGCGCGGAGAAGCTGGCGCACGCGGCCTCGAAGCTGGACGTGACGATGGCGGCGGAGGTCACGGACGTGGAAGTGGGCGACTCCTACGAGCTGACCCGCCAGCGGTGGGGCGGGACGCTGATCGAGCATTCGAGGCTCACGGCGGAGACGAACCTGCTGACGGTGGCGGCTAACGAGGTATCGGCCTCGGCGACCGGCGGCGACGCGGCCGCTGTCGAGGCGTTCGCGCCGGACCTCGCGGACGGCGACCTGCGGGTGCAACTGACGTCGGTCGAGGAATCCGACGTGGAGGGCGTGCCGCTCGGGGAGGCCCGGGTGGTGGTCTCCGGAGGTCGTGGAACCGACGGGGACTTCTCGGAACTGGAAGCGCTGGTCGAGCGGGTGCCGAACGCGGCGCTGGGGTCCTCGCGCGCGGCGGTCAACGAGGGATGGCGGCCGCACGACGACCAGATCGGGCAGACGGGAGCGAAGATCGCGCCGGAAATCTACATCCCCGCGGGGATCAGCGGTGCGGTCCAGCACATGGTGGGGTGTAAGGGGGCGGAGAACATCCTAGCGATCAACACGGACCCGGAGGCGGCGATCATCCAGAAGGCCGATTGGGCGGTGATCGCGGACCTCCACGAGGTGGCGCCGGCGATCGCAGAGGAACTGGAAGCGCGCGGCCACTCCGAGTAG
- a CDS encoding methyltransferase translates to MTADSPPDDGGDPVSVLFLDVRNFTLLLDNYGDDEISEMLDELFGHVRTVVEKHSGVIDKVVGDGIMAVFRGDSPGQSALNAATEIHRHTNDQNGMDRRFGSVNVGIGIATGPVNETTLADIDSTVIGRSVNIAARLEGLCKEYDASILADETTYNSTSVHELPDGYVGRRIPDQSLRGIRRNLDVFHLCDTTKFSEKYIHLFNEGTREFANQNYEEALNAFTQAYTQDERYMDGALLNHFTNACLERINDDRALFRNPDRYEEHSTIQEQQSVQLLGFIESATVTREFDPEHILDVGCGTGKVTERLAERYPDASVVGIDSSRSAIAKARTEHSPEHLDIEYSYEKIEKYCPDEEIGRYDLIFSNAAMHWVEGQHEAYANLRKLIDSDGLLAVHQGHEGTYKELHQVAVEVLDDFDYDAYFENLNPPLDLIYYNTDEMGDLLEGHGFDPIRMKDDNDTAPDTIVDDFAEASLNAYCERLQSESQREIFREQFKQRARKQLDPTDVTVHRIYVIAAPTEA, encoded by the coding sequence ATGACTGCCGACTCGCCGCCCGACGACGGGGGAGATCCCGTCTCGGTGCTCTTTCTCGACGTGCGGAACTTCACGCTTCTCTTGGACAACTACGGCGACGACGAGATCAGCGAGATGCTCGACGAGCTCTTCGGGCACGTCCGCACCGTGGTCGAGAAACACAGCGGGGTGATCGACAAGGTCGTCGGCGACGGGATTATGGCCGTCTTTCGGGGCGATTCCCCCGGTCAGAGCGCGCTGAACGCGGCGACGGAGATCCACCGGCACACGAACGACCAGAACGGTATGGACCGTCGGTTCGGATCCGTCAACGTCGGTATCGGCATCGCGACGGGCCCGGTCAACGAGACCACGCTCGCCGACATCGATTCGACCGTCATCGGCCGCAGCGTGAACATCGCGGCCAGACTCGAAGGGCTGTGCAAGGAGTACGACGCCTCGATCCTGGCCGACGAGACCACGTACAACTCGACGTCGGTCCACGAACTCCCCGACGGCTACGTCGGGCGGCGGATCCCCGATCAGAGCCTCCGGGGAATCCGCCGGAACCTCGACGTCTTCCACCTCTGCGATACGACGAAGTTCAGCGAGAAGTACATCCACCTGTTCAACGAGGGGACGCGCGAGTTCGCCAACCAGAACTACGAGGAGGCGCTCAACGCGTTCACGCAGGCGTACACGCAGGACGAGCGCTACATGGACGGGGCGCTTCTCAACCACTTCACGAACGCCTGTCTGGAGCGGATCAACGACGACCGGGCGCTGTTCCGCAACCCCGACCGCTACGAGGAGCACTCGACGATCCAGGAACAGCAGTCGGTCCAACTCCTCGGATTCATCGAGTCGGCGACGGTGACTCGGGAGTTCGACCCCGAGCACATCCTCGACGTCGGCTGCGGCACCGGCAAGGTGACCGAGCGACTGGCCGAGCGGTACCCCGACGCGTCGGTCGTCGGGATCGACTCCTCCCGATCGGCGATCGCGAAGGCCCGGACCGAACACAGCCCCGAGCACCTCGACATCGAGTACAGCTACGAGAAGATCGAGAAGTACTGCCCGGACGAGGAGATCGGCCGCTACGACCTGATCTTCTCGAACGCGGCGATGCACTGGGTCGAGGGCCAACACGAGGCGTACGCCAACCTCCGGAAGCTTATCGACTCCGACGGGCTCTTGGCCGTCCACCAGGGTCACGAGGGCACCTACAAGGAACTCCACCAGGTCGCGGTCGAGGTGCTCGACGACTTCGACTACGACGCCTACTTCGAGAACCTCAATCCGCCGCTGGATCTCATCTACTACAACACCGACGAGATGGGGGACTTACTGGAGGGGCACGGGTTCGATCCCATCCGGATGAAAGACGACAACGACACCGCCCCCGACACCATCGTCGACGACTTCGCGGAGGCGAGTCTGAACGCCTACTGCGAACGCCTGCAGAGCGAGTCCCAGCGGGAGATCTTCCGCGAGCAGTTCAAGCAGCGCGCGCGAAAGCAACTCGACCCCACCGACGTCACAGTCCACCGGATATACGTGATCGCGGCTCCAACCGAGGCGTAA
- a CDS encoding ABC transporter substrate-binding protein, translating to MDNDKTETTRDVSTRRDVVRYGGAIATGGLLSGCAGRGGSRSDATTTRSTVTGEPTGTQRGTEPYAVSMEPVGEVTFETAPERWVAYDGGYADMAVALGRADGLTGIGGADRYYTYVYDELPGVEFDRSAVEAHPKVRTKEEFYELDGDVHLYDPQMLINWFDWDEADVAEISEEVAPFFGNLIFRRSDGWHDYRYYTLYEAFERVAAVFRERDRFEAFAELHDEFIAGLQRRLPPADERPSVFLTFEGTDEPSTFSPYRLVDGGTSKKQWLDLGMTDALAGTDVENLSTTNRGELDYENLLEIDPEVILVRGHERKTAEEFRETVLAYMRDHPVGGELRAVRNGRVYRGGYLYQGPIHNLFLTERAAKQLYPAEFGDVTGDRELFDRQRVADIVKGEI from the coding sequence ATGGACAACGACAAAACCGAGACGACACGCGATGTATCGACCCGGAGAGACGTCGTCCGATACGGCGGCGCGATCGCCACCGGCGGGCTCTTGAGCGGCTGTGCGGGTCGGGGCGGCTCGCGGTCGGACGCCACGACCACCCGATCGACGGTGACCGGCGAGCCGACGGGGACCCAGCGCGGTACCGAACCGTACGCCGTCTCGATGGAACCGGTCGGCGAGGTGACGTTCGAGACCGCTCCAGAGCGGTGGGTCGCCTACGACGGCGGCTACGCCGATATGGCGGTCGCGCTGGGACGGGCCGACGGCCTGACCGGCATCGGCGGGGCCGACCGCTACTACACGTACGTCTACGACGAGCTCCCGGGCGTCGAGTTCGATCGGAGCGCGGTGGAGGCGCACCCGAAGGTCCGAACGAAAGAGGAGTTCTACGAACTCGACGGCGACGTCCACCTTTATGACCCACAGATGCTGATCAACTGGTTCGACTGGGACGAGGCGGACGTCGCGGAGATCTCCGAGGAGGTCGCTCCGTTCTTCGGGAACCTGATCTTCCGTCGGTCCGACGGCTGGCACGACTACCGGTACTACACGCTGTACGAAGCCTTCGAGAGGGTCGCAGCGGTGTTCCGTGAACGCGACCGCTTCGAGGCGTTCGCCGAACTCCACGACGAGTTCATCGCCGGCCTCCAGAGGCGGCTCCCCCCGGCGGACGAACGACCGAGCGTGTTCCTCACCTTCGAGGGGACCGACGAGCCGTCGACGTTCTCGCCGTACCGACTGGTCGACGGGGGGACGAGCAAGAAACAGTGGCTCGATCTCGGCATGACCGACGCCCTCGCGGGAACGGACGTCGAGAATCTCAGCACCACGAACCGCGGCGAACTCGACTACGAAAACCTGCTCGAAATCGACCCCGAAGTGATCCTCGTCCGCGGTCACGAACGGAAGACCGCTGAGGAGTTCCGAGAGACCGTGCTCGCGTATATGAGAGACCACCCCGTCGGCGGCGAACTCCGGGCGGTACGGAACGGTCGGGTCTACCGCGGTGGCTACCTCTATCAGGGGCCGATCCACAACCTCTTCTTGACCGAGCGCGCGGCGAAACAGCTCTACCCCGCCGAGTTCGGTGACGTGACCGGTGACCGGGAGCTGTTCGACCGTCAGCGGGTGGCGGACATCGTGAAGGGAGAGATCTGA
- a CDS encoding electron transfer flavoprotein subunit beta/FixA family protein: MEILTAIKRVPETGAKVSLTDDNLDIDTTSLGFTFSPHEECAVEEGVQLVEEHGGNVTVLTLGEEEATEQLRSAIAMGADDGILLDGGDAEWGPAGTAEAIAEAVEESDTEFDLLLFGNESADAANHQVGVRVAEELGLPCVTGIKDLDVDGGTATAKREIPGGSEVYEVDLPAVITVKEGLNEPRYPSMRAKMQARKASVAQSEPDPREDDLELVELEVPETDDSPAEILGESPEAAEDVVDVLEELEVV; this comes from the coding sequence ATGGAGATACTCACAGCAATCAAGCGCGTACCGGAGACGGGCGCGAAGGTATCGCTCACTGACGATAACCTCGACATCGACACGACGTCGCTGGGGTTCACGTTCAGCCCCCACGAGGAGTGCGCGGTCGAGGAGGGCGTCCAACTCGTCGAAGAGCACGGGGGGAACGTGACCGTGCTGACGCTGGGCGAGGAGGAAGCGACCGAGCAACTCCGCTCGGCGATCGCGATGGGGGCCGACGACGGGATTCTGCTGGATGGCGGGGACGCCGAGTGGGGTCCCGCGGGGACGGCGGAAGCCATCGCTGAAGCGGTCGAGGAGAGCGACACGGAGTTCGACCTGCTGCTGTTCGGCAACGAGTCGGCGGACGCGGCGAACCACCAGGTGGGCGTTCGCGTCGCGGAAGAACTCGGCCTGCCCTGCGTGACGGGCATCAAAGACCTCGACGTCGACGGCGGGACGGCGACGGCCAAACGGGAGATTCCGGGCGGGTCGGAAGTCTACGAGGTGGACCTGCCCGCGGTGATCACGGTGAAAGAGGGCCTGAACGAGCCGCGGTATCCGTCGATGCGGGCGAAGATGCAGGCGCGGAAGGCCTCCGTCGCACAGAGCGAGCCCGACCCGCGCGAGGACGATCTGGAACTGGTCGAGTTGGAAGTGCCGGAGACGGACGACAGTCCGGCGGAGATCCTCGGGGAGAGCCCGGAGGCGGCCGAGGACGTCGTGGACGTGCTCGAAGAACTGGAGGTGGTCTGA
- a CDS encoding GNAT family N-acetyltransferase translates to MTTVEYVADPREYADEIRRLLAAAEDEFVPPLSARQGTTQTDGLDEQRNDALDEYFEQCIDQSFVLAYDGEDVLGFLSFRPGYAIDELGAYTPSDYVSTIIVDPAHRREGYARRLYHELLTDVPEDAREPYVTTRTWDSNDRHLDLLEDLGFELLTRIEDDRGEGVDTVYYGIAVDDYDGSDR, encoded by the coding sequence ATGACGACTGTCGAATACGTGGCCGATCCGCGCGAGTACGCCGACGAGATCCGGCGGCTGCTCGCGGCCGCCGAGGACGAGTTCGTGCCGCCGCTCTCGGCCCGCCAGGGAACGACCCAGACCGACGGCCTCGACGAACAGCGGAACGACGCGCTCGACGAGTACTTCGAGCAGTGCATCGACCAGTCGTTCGTCCTCGCGTACGACGGCGAGGACGTCCTGGGATTCCTCTCGTTCCGTCCCGGCTACGCCATCGACGAACTCGGCGCGTACACGCCCTCCGACTACGTCTCGACGATCATCGTCGACCCCGCACACCGACGTGAGGGCTACGCTCGGAGACTGTACCACGAACTGTTGACCGACGTCCCCGAGGACGCTCGGGAACCGTACGTGACGACCCGCACGTGGGACTCGAACGACCGCCACCTCGACCTCCTCGAGGACCTCGGGTTCGAGCTCCTCACCCGCATCGAGGACGACAGGGGCGAGGGCGTCGACACGGTGTACTACGGGATCGCCGTCGACGACTACGACGGCTCGGACCGATGA
- a CDS encoding DUF7551 domain-containing protein translates to MIGTTLQDIRDRLADLASETGEYYLVCARYGDRPVPASGLRFDSRRTARVAARMTEQYRAALRRYDPRLPYHEVVVYQDCPPGETARPRERGHSRCRADHPGTWTLSEPAVPRQTASDRRLVEFCHRVAASVFEALSVRGHERVESAVMDAYLEFAERRSTPDGLCLCLLECMAGEIATGLPPTDQAAVLSEAAARLDSDADARWGSELDPADAALSRLRAVGIVENTRHVGPDDPDATAHRIELADYALSRHADRLPLLPVLVELHRYGREWLPVSAAATGPKREWRIELVPAAEAIATGDREASIAPAVT, encoded by the coding sequence ATGATCGGCACGACGCTGCAGGACATCCGCGACCGACTCGCCGACCTCGCGAGCGAGACCGGTGAGTACTACCTCGTCTGCGCGCGCTACGGTGACCGGCCCGTACCCGCGTCCGGCCTCAGGTTCGACAGTCGCCGGACCGCCCGCGTGGCCGCTCGGATGACCGAGCAGTACCGCGCCGCGCTCCGCCGCTACGACCCGCGGCTCCCCTACCACGAGGTGGTCGTCTATCAGGACTGCCCGCCGGGGGAGACCGCTCGGCCGCGGGAACGCGGTCACTCCCGCTGTCGGGCCGATCACCCGGGAACGTGGACGCTCTCGGAGCCGGCCGTCCCTCGGCAGACCGCGAGCGACCGTCGGCTCGTCGAGTTCTGCCACCGGGTGGCGGCGTCGGTATTCGAGGCGCTCTCTGTGCGCGGTCACGAGCGGGTGGAATCGGCCGTGATGGACGCCTACCTCGAGTTCGCCGAGCGCCGTTCGACCCCCGACGGCCTCTGTCTCTGTCTGCTGGAATGTATGGCGGGCGAGATAGCCACCGGACTCCCGCCCACCGATCAGGCGGCCGTCCTTTCGGAGGCGGCGGCGCGATTGGACAGTGATGCGGACGCTCGGTGGGGCTCGGAACTGGACCCTGCCGACGCCGCGCTCTCGAGACTGCGGGCGGTCGGGATCGTCGAGAACACCCGTCACGTCGGCCCGGACGACCCCGACGCCACGGCCCATCGGATCGAACTCGCCGACTACGCGCTGTCCCGTCACGCCGACCGCCTCCCGCTGCTCCCGGTTCTCGTCGAACTCCACCGGTATGGTCGGGAGTGGCTTCCCGTCTCGGCCGCCGCGACCGGTCCGAAGCGCGAGTGGCGCATCGAACTCGTCCCCGCTGCGGAGGCGATCGCGACGGGGGATCGAGAGGCCTCGATCGCACCGGCGGTGACCTGA
- the ddh gene encoding D-2-hydroxyacid dehydrogenase: MQLDALAIDESVSALFPPERLLDALRDSPVETTVIDGSTDPVVDCDAVVTFQYRERFLDVEWIHSVLAGVDRFPRDRLREEGVVLTNSTGIHGDAIGETVAGYVLSFARRLHEHAANQRRNRWSQPAWDEAWTVAGERACVVGLGSLGRGIVDRLTGLGLDVDGVRRTPVPEPGVGRVYTPSELERAVSDAKFVALAVPLTDETRGLIDGDVLAAMREDAYLLNVARGDVVDQDALVTALEEGTIAGAALDVFETEPLPESSPLWEMDEVILTPHAGSITRDYYRNVADVVREGVRRIRAGSDPVNRVL, encoded by the coding sequence ATGCAACTCGACGCGCTCGCAATCGACGAGTCGGTCTCGGCGCTGTTCCCGCCGGAGCGACTGCTCGACGCCCTCCGAGACTCGCCGGTCGAAACGACCGTGATCGACGGCTCGACCGATCCGGTCGTCGACTGCGACGCGGTCGTGACGTTCCAGTACCGGGAGCGGTTTCTCGACGTCGAGTGGATCCACTCCGTTCTGGCGGGTGTCGATCGCTTTCCGCGGGACCGGCTCCGCGAGGAGGGGGTCGTCCTGACGAACAGCACCGGAATCCACGGGGACGCGATCGGCGAGACCGTCGCGGGGTACGTCCTCTCCTTCGCACGGCGCCTCCACGAACACGCGGCGAACCAACGGCGGAACCGCTGGTCACAGCCGGCCTGGGACGAGGCCTGGACGGTCGCGGGCGAACGGGCCTGCGTCGTCGGTCTCGGGAGCCTCGGACGGGGCATCGTCGACCGACTGACGGGACTCGGGCTCGACGTCGACGGTGTCCGCCGGACGCCGGTGCCCGAACCGGGCGTCGGACGGGTTTACACGCCGTCAGAGCTGGAACGAGCGGTCTCCGACGCGAAGTTCGTCGCGCTGGCGGTTCCGCTCACCGACGAGACCCGGGGGCTGATCGATGGTGACGTCCTGGCGGCGATGCGCGAGGACGCGTATCTCCTGAACGTCGCCCGCGGGGACGTCGTCGATCAGGACGCGCTGGTGACGGCGCTCGAGGAGGGTACGATCGCCGGGGCAGCGCTGGACGTTTTCGAGACGGAGCCGCTCCCCGAGTCGTCGCCGCTGTGGGAGATGGACGAGGTGATCCTCACGCCGCACGCGGGTTCGATCACGAGGGACTACTACCGGAACGTCGCCGACGTCGTTCGGGAGGGCGTCCGACGGATCCGAGCGGGTTCGGACCCCGTCAACAGGGTCCTGTGA
- a CDS encoding metal-dependent transcriptional regulator yields MTRKSQYLLALYIEEQRSPPPVSSGRIAERLDRSASTATEMFGRLEADGLLTHEPYAGATLTEDGRARAEELHESYVALSWFFRVVLELDDHEREAMEIAGLLRPAVAERLCGLVFEDLDGVEAEDVSLPRDDHR; encoded by the coding sequence GTGACACGGAAGTCCCAGTACCTCCTCGCGCTGTACATCGAAGAACAGCGGTCGCCGCCGCCGGTCTCTTCGGGTCGGATCGCGGAGCGTCTCGACCGCTCGGCGTCGACGGCGACGGAGATGTTCGGGCGGCTCGAGGCGGACGGTCTCCTCACGCACGAACCGTACGCCGGCGCCACGCTCACCGAGGACGGGCGGGCACGAGCCGAAGAGCTACACGAGTCGTACGTCGCACTGTCGTGGTTCTTTCGCGTCGTCCTCGAACTGGACGACCACGAGCGGGAGGCGATGGAGATCGCCGGTCTGCTCCGCCCCGCCGTGGCCGAGCGGCTCTGCGGACTGGTGTTCGAGGACTTAGACGGCGTCGAGGCCGAGGACGTCTCCCTCCCGCGGGACGATCACCGATAG